One segment of Radiobacillus kanasensis DNA contains the following:
- a CDS encoding ROK family transcriptional regulator: MKKVQKGNAAYIKNMNKKLVLGSIRANQPTSRVDISKRLNISKPTVSALVDQLIEEGWIYETGSGESTSVGGRKPVHLVFNPDFAYIVGVDIGGTNVVSGIANLDGEICTYREFPTTDFKDQQLFRRIKDDVQAMLEELNIDGDKVLGMGVGVPGIANCEKGIVVESPALQWRSFPIKDRLQELFSFPIYIDNDVNINVLGEHWKGAGSRHSNLIYVAIGTGVGSGILLNGQLYRGSNYSAGEIGYMVTDRQHAANYHPVYEGYGFLESVAGGSSIGTQVSKLLGKPVSAKEAFQLYQQGDKQVGPIIDTAIENLALAIANYASLFDPEIIILGGGVTNSYPVFEQKLKGIIKRFTPQDCEVVPTTFGKEAGIIGAVALFLKENDLILDI, translated from the coding sequence ATGAAGAAGGTACAAAAGGGCAATGCTGCTTATATAAAAAATATGAATAAAAAACTCGTGCTGGGGTCAATAAGAGCCAATCAACCAACTTCTAGAGTTGATATCTCCAAACGGTTGAACATAAGTAAGCCGACGGTGTCTGCGTTGGTGGATCAACTGATTGAAGAGGGATGGATCTATGAAACTGGTAGTGGAGAAAGCACTTCGGTAGGGGGAAGGAAGCCAGTTCATCTCGTCTTCAATCCTGATTTTGCCTATATCGTTGGAGTAGATATTGGAGGAACAAATGTTGTATCTGGGATAGCCAATCTAGACGGTGAAATCTGTACGTATCGAGAATTTCCCACTACAGATTTTAAAGATCAGCAATTATTCAGAAGGATAAAAGATGATGTTCAAGCGATGCTGGAAGAGCTGAATATCGATGGCGATAAGGTTTTAGGGATGGGGGTTGGAGTACCAGGAATCGCAAATTGTGAAAAGGGGATCGTGGTTGAATCGCCCGCACTACAATGGAGGAGTTTTCCTATCAAAGATAGATTACAAGAATTATTCTCTTTTCCCATTTATATAGATAATGATGTGAATATAAACGTATTAGGGGAGCATTGGAAGGGTGCAGGGAGTCGACATTCTAATTTAATATACGTCGCGATTGGAACAGGTGTTGGGAGTGGGATTTTGTTAAATGGTCAGTTATATAGAGGTAGTAATTATAGCGCTGGGGAGATTGGCTATATGGTTACAGACCGCCAACATGCTGCCAACTATCATCCTGTATATGAGGGGTATGGTTTTTTAGAAAGTGTTGCGGGCGGCTCCTCTATCGGGACGCAAGTGTCCAAATTACTTGGTAAGCCAGTCTCTGCAAAAGAGGCTTTTCAATTGTATCAACAAGGTGACAAACAGGTTGGGCCAATTATTGATACAGCTATAGAAAATCTAGCATTAGCCATTGCCAACTATGCTTCATTGTTCGATCCGGAAATCATCATTTTAGGAGGTGGTGTCACCAACTCATATCCGGTTTTTGAACAGAAGTTGAAGGGCATTATCAAGAGATTTACTCCACAGGATTGTGAAGTGGTACCAACAACTTTTGGAAAAGAGGCAGGGATTATTGGCGCAGTTGCATTGTTTTTGAAGGAGAATGACCTTATTTTGGATATTTAA
- a CDS encoding extracellular solute-binding protein: MKVFKEKVFLACMLVAALGFVLVGCMAGGSGEEASEEEKSGNESSGESEESTNELEDKVVVYSPHGKDILSEFEKQFEEEYGIDMEFLDMGSQEILDRIRSEKNNTQADVWWGAPQVNFDQAKDEGLLAEYKPSYADALDPMYHDEDWNWSGTSITPEVILYNTKEISEEEAPKDWDDLLDPKWKDEIIIRYPLASGTMRTIYSSIIYRTYKDTQSPDEGYEWLSKLDENTKEYAANPEIMYNQVAKGVGSLSVWNMPDTVMLAEEKGYPFDYVIPESGTPVLTEGIAIVKDAPHPKAAEAFYEFVNTKEAAKLLAETYYRIPTRSDVEDLPAWITETEIKPMDIDWATFQEKSPEWMEYWDNNIKNTEKDKSEE, translated from the coding sequence GTGAAGGTCTTTAAAGAGAAGGTATTTTTAGCATGTATGCTAGTTGCGGCGTTAGGGTTTGTATTAGTTGGGTGTATGGCCGGAGGTTCAGGTGAAGAGGCATCCGAAGAAGAGAAGTCAGGTAACGAATCCTCAGGTGAGTCAGAAGAGAGTACAAATGAATTAGAGGATAAGGTAGTCGTCTACTCACCTCACGGAAAAGACATTTTAAGTGAATTTGAAAAGCAGTTTGAAGAAGAATATGGCATTGACATGGAATTTTTAGACATGGGTTCCCAAGAGATTTTGGATCGTATTCGATCTGAAAAAAATAACACACAAGCGGATGTATGGTGGGGAGCGCCACAAGTTAACTTCGATCAAGCCAAAGACGAAGGATTACTTGCGGAGTATAAGCCTTCCTATGCAGATGCTTTAGACCCGATGTACCATGATGAAGATTGGAATTGGTCCGGGACTTCTATCACTCCAGAGGTTATTTTGTACAACACGAAAGAAATTTCCGAAGAGGAAGCACCTAAGGATTGGGATGATCTTCTAGATCCGAAATGGAAAGATGAGATTATTATTCGCTATCCGTTAGCATCTGGTACAATGCGCACTATTTATTCTTCAATCATCTATCGGACCTATAAAGATACGCAAAGCCCAGATGAAGGGTATGAATGGTTATCAAAGCTTGATGAAAACACAAAAGAATACGCAGCAAACCCAGAAATTATGTACAACCAAGTGGCAAAAGGCGTAGGTTCTCTTTCCGTGTGGAACATGCCGGATACGGTCATGTTGGCAGAAGAAAAAGGATATCCTTTCGATTATGTGATTCCTGAAAGTGGAACTCCAGTTCTAACAGAAGGTATTGCAATTGTAAAAGATGCGCCACATCCTAAGGCGGCTGAAGCATTCTACGAGTTTGTAAATACAAAGGAAGCGGCAAAATTATTGGCTGAAACGTACTACCGTATCCCAACACGTAGTGACGTGGAAGATTTACCAGCTTGGATTACGGAAACGGAAATTAAACCAATGGATATAGATTGGGCAACGTTCCAAGAAAAATCCCCAGAGTGGATGGAGTACTGGGATAACAATATTAAAAACACAGAAAAAGACAAAAGCGAAGAATAG
- a CDS encoding NEW3 domain-containing protein has translation MFKKLMLSLLSLTLAFPIALPSVTKANTSDVQHNQELWSAVKPLDTITSFLNTGAHPDDERSHLLAYLSRGLGVHTASLIANRGEGGQNEIGEELGNGLGIIRSREMIEASKVTGVKVFHLSETTSDEIYDFGFSKAPGDTLSKWGEELTYERFIRRIRTYKPDIVMPSFRDVESQHGHHRAITRLSLKAFEDAADPTVFPEQLEEGLTTWQIKKLYLPTSKEQATLGIEIGAHDPVYDMTYPQLGEKSRYLHKSQGMGNEVEPGSRIEYLELIKSAVGDIPEQEESLFEGLPYDFEDYAASLKKSDNKIKGALKQVQKELEEVVDAYPSSSKVLKETHEALDKLRKAKKKVEKFSFKNVDKTDLLHRLDVKEEQLQEASTVAAGLEVTTSVEKPVLAQGTEAIVTIELSNNGDKALKQVTPTLNTPDGWKVDGDANAIQLDPGEKKTVEFSVKVPEDAPYYNPYDESVLSTEVSYRYGKEEVSSTFQPEETVAVLPEVGLKANPETLAVNTAQPREAMTFDITVTNYTHASLEANVGLQLPDGWEEVQEKSVAFHSDETEKTVSFTITPPEQLTDEPFKIVPTAIVNGKEIKESVQVISYDHIGTFYNIQPADVKGVAFNLKFPEDKKIGYVESGFDQVAEKLSEVGMDITKIEDLSSADLSQFDTVVTGIRAYLSRADLVEHNQKLLDYAKSGGHVVVQYNKPWDNWNAETTAPYPLTIGQPSIEWRVTDEASEYNILKPEHELFNQPNVITDKDWDGWIQERGLYYPMEWSSEYETFLTMTDLDGDQFEGGILLADYGEGSYIYTNLVWYRQIQNLVPGGYRIFSNLVSYDGE, from the coding sequence TTGTTTAAAAAGTTAATGTTATCTCTCTTAAGCCTCACCCTAGCTTTCCCTATCGCATTACCTTCTGTTACAAAAGCAAATACTTCAGATGTGCAACACAATCAGGAGCTCTGGAGTGCTGTTAAACCACTCGACACCATAACGAGCTTTTTAAATACGGGTGCTCACCCTGATGATGAACGAAGCCACTTGTTAGCATACCTATCCAGAGGGCTTGGAGTTCATACCGCTAGTCTTATTGCCAATCGTGGAGAAGGTGGTCAAAACGAAATTGGCGAAGAACTTGGAAATGGGTTAGGTATCATACGATCAAGAGAAATGATTGAAGCCTCCAAAGTTACCGGGGTTAAAGTCTTCCACCTAAGTGAGACGACTAGTGACGAAATCTATGATTTTGGTTTTTCGAAAGCTCCTGGAGACACACTGTCGAAGTGGGGAGAAGAACTCACTTATGAGCGATTCATTCGAAGAATCAGAACATACAAACCGGATATCGTCATGCCTTCCTTCCGTGACGTTGAGAGTCAGCATGGACATCACCGTGCCATTACTCGATTAAGTCTTAAAGCCTTTGAAGATGCTGCAGATCCTACTGTTTTCCCTGAACAACTAGAAGAAGGACTAACAACCTGGCAAATCAAAAAACTATACTTACCTACTTCAAAGGAGCAAGCAACACTAGGAATTGAAATTGGCGCTCATGATCCTGTGTATGATATGACTTACCCTCAACTTGGAGAGAAGTCTAGATACTTACACAAAAGCCAAGGAATGGGCAACGAAGTGGAACCAGGCTCTCGTATCGAGTATTTAGAGCTGATAAAGTCCGCTGTTGGGGATATTCCGGAGCAGGAAGAAAGTCTATTTGAAGGACTTCCGTACGACTTTGAAGACTACGCGGCTAGCCTGAAGAAATCCGACAACAAGATAAAAGGTGCACTAAAACAGGTACAAAAAGAACTAGAAGAAGTAGTAGATGCCTATCCTAGTAGCTCGAAAGTGTTAAAAGAAACACATGAAGCATTAGACAAACTACGAAAAGCAAAGAAAAAAGTAGAAAAGTTCTCCTTTAAAAATGTCGACAAAACCGATTTACTTCACCGCTTAGATGTAAAAGAGGAGCAACTTCAGGAAGCAAGTACCGTTGCAGCAGGACTAGAGGTAACTACTAGTGTTGAAAAACCTGTACTAGCTCAAGGAACAGAAGCAATTGTTACGATTGAGCTTTCTAACAACGGAGATAAAGCATTAAAGCAGGTGACGCCTACATTAAATACGCCGGATGGGTGGAAAGTAGATGGGGATGCAAATGCTATCCAATTAGACCCAGGTGAAAAGAAAACGGTAGAGTTCTCGGTTAAAGTACCTGAGGATGCACCTTATTATAATCCTTATGATGAATCCGTTCTTTCAACGGAAGTAAGCTACCGGTATGGAAAAGAAGAAGTAAGCAGCACGTTCCAACCTGAAGAAACTGTAGCTGTTCTTCCAGAAGTGGGATTGAAAGCAAATCCAGAAACACTAGCCGTCAATACAGCTCAACCTAGAGAAGCCATGACATTCGACATTACGGTAACAAACTATACGCACGCTAGTTTAGAAGCTAATGTTGGCCTACAATTGCCTGACGGATGGGAAGAAGTTCAAGAAAAATCGGTAGCTTTTCATTCTGATGAAACGGAGAAAACGGTGTCCTTTACGATCACACCGCCTGAACAATTAACAGATGAACCGTTTAAGATTGTACCTACGGCAATTGTAAATGGAAAAGAAATAAAGGAATCCGTTCAAGTCATCTCCTACGACCATATCGGAACGTTCTATAACATTCAGCCAGCTGATGTAAAGGGGGTAGCTTTTAACTTAAAATTCCCGGAAGACAAGAAAATCGGTTACGTAGAATCAGGATTTGATCAAGTTGCAGAAAAGCTGTCGGAAGTAGGAATGGATATTACAAAAATCGAAGACTTAAGTTCAGCCGATTTGTCCCAGTTCGATACGGTTGTAACAGGAATCCGCGCCTACCTTTCTCGAGCAGACCTAGTGGAGCATAATCAAAAGCTATTAGATTATGCAAAAAGTGGTGGTCACGTTGTTGTTCAGTACAACAAGCCATGGGATAACTGGAATGCGGAAACAACCGCTCCATATCCACTAACGATTGGCCAACCATCTATTGAATGGAGAGTAACAGACGAGGCGTCTGAATATAACATCTTAAAGCCAGAACATGAACTATTCAATCAACCAAATGTGATTACCGATAAAGACTGGGATGGTTGGATTCAAGAACGAGGATTGTACTATCCAATGGAATGGTCTAGTGAATATGAGACTTTCTTAACGATGACTGACCTGGACGGAGATCAATTTGAAGGTGGTATCTTGTTAGCCGATTATGGGGAAGGAAGCTATATTTATACGAACCTTGTTTGGTACCGTCAGATCCAGAATCTGGTGCCTGGTGGGTATAGGATTTTTTCTAATTTGGTTAGTTATGATGGGGAGTAA
- a CDS encoding ABC transporter permease, with protein sequence MLNAEKRKTILLLIPIILVLVGYVLYPSIETLIESFKKAGAFSPQNYADFFGAKAEANLEALWNSVYISLLSVLFSALIGVPLAYIFNRYDFPGRKFFSSVAIMPIVLPSLVGVMAFMFLYGEAGLVPNAIKDFLHLSEIPFSIGGVAGILIVHAYTMYPYFYMTTSSALNNLDPSLEEAAYNLGSSRFNVFFKVTLPLLTPGLVAASLLVFMVSMASFSAPFLLAGGYRVLSLQIYFSKINGDLEMAATQSMILSAVSISFLLFMRWFQNRKDYRMASKGIGAHRSEVSNPILKWSMVTIGILAMIVLLLPHVTLLILSLVPEGGWTWQTYPQEFGLENFALLFNDPEIWDPVRNSLIMAFIACLGVFVFGIITSYALVKRKFFGKNLLDILVMIPWALPATVVGMNLILAFNQPSIFSFGKILVGTFWILPLAYFIRFIPLVVRSTTAVLEQMDDSIEEAAQNLGAKWIYTFRRVVIPIIMPGVLSGTLLAFVQAVGEFPTSVLLYTIGNRPISIEIMNQLRMFNIGQAAAYGMIQVGLIAIVLFVSSKFFGVKTENSL encoded by the coding sequence ATGCTAAATGCAGAAAAAAGGAAAACGATATTACTCCTCATACCAATCATTTTAGTTCTAGTTGGATATGTTCTTTATCCATCTATCGAAACGTTAATAGAAAGTTTTAAAAAGGCCGGTGCCTTTTCTCCCCAAAATTACGCTGATTTCTTCGGGGCTAAAGCAGAGGCTAATTTAGAAGCACTTTGGAACTCTGTCTATATTTCCTTATTGTCTGTTTTATTCAGTGCATTAATAGGGGTGCCGTTAGCTTATATCTTTAATCGTTATGATTTTCCTGGACGAAAATTTTTCTCCAGTGTTGCCATTATGCCAATTGTACTTCCTTCGCTTGTCGGTGTCATGGCCTTTATGTTTTTATATGGGGAAGCGGGTTTGGTACCCAACGCGATTAAGGACTTCCTACATCTATCGGAAATTCCGTTCAGCATTGGTGGAGTAGCAGGTATTTTAATTGTTCATGCGTACACCATGTATCCTTATTTTTATATGACGACATCCTCAGCATTAAATAATCTAGACCCATCATTAGAGGAAGCGGCGTACAATTTAGGGTCAAGTCGTTTTAACGTGTTTTTTAAAGTAACATTACCCCTGTTAACACCAGGTTTAGTTGCGGCTTCGTTACTAGTATTTATGGTGTCGATGGCATCTTTCAGTGCTCCCTTTTTGTTAGCTGGCGGTTATCGTGTTTTAAGCTTACAAATCTATTTTTCTAAAATAAATGGCGACTTGGAAATGGCGGCTACTCAGTCTATGATTCTTTCGGCCGTGTCCATTTCTTTCCTATTATTTATGCGTTGGTTCCAAAATCGTAAAGACTACCGGATGGCCAGTAAAGGAATTGGTGCGCATAGAAGCGAGGTCAGTAATCCTATTCTGAAATGGTCGATGGTCACCATTGGGATCCTAGCAATGATTGTGCTCCTGCTTCCGCACGTTACGTTACTTATTCTTTCCCTTGTTCCGGAGGGCGGTTGGACGTGGCAGACGTACCCACAGGAATTTGGTTTAGAGAATTTTGCATTATTATTTAATGATCCGGAAATCTGGGATCCCGTTCGGAACAGTTTAATTATGGCGTTTATTGCTTGTTTAGGAGTCTTTGTTTTTGGGATTATTACTTCTTATGCATTGGTAAAAAGAAAGTTCTTTGGGAAAAACCTATTAGATATCTTAGTCATGATTCCATGGGCTCTTCCAGCTACAGTTGTTGGGATGAATCTCATTCTTGCCTTTAATCAGCCTTCCATTTTTTCTTTCGGGAAAATACTAGTAGGAACGTTTTGGATATTGCCGCTGGCCTATTTTATAAGGTTTATACCACTTGTCGTGCGATCGACAACGGCTGTTTTAGAGCAAATGGATGATTCAATTGAAGAGGCTGCTCAGAACTTAGGGGCGAAATGGATCTATACATTTAGAAGAGTGGTCATTCCAATCATCATGCCAGGTGTGTTGAGTGGTACATTATTGGCGTTTGTTCAGGCAGTTGGAGAATTCCCTACATCGGTTTTATTATATACGATTGGAAATCGACCAATTTCTATTGAAATTATGAATCAACTCAGAATGTTTAATATTGGTCAAGCAGCTGCTTATGGAATGATACAGGTCGGACTAATCGCCATTGTTCTTTTCGTATCATCCAAGTTTTTTGGAGTTAAAACAGAAAATTCACTGTAG
- the argH gene encoding argininosuccinate lyase — translation MVLLKDEFEKRDGKHFPGKMYIEELLEPVFYDQREHLFEAMFSIHKAHTTMLSEQDILTEAEANEILRGIAQVEKLDKSTLHYSPEYEDLFFLVESKIGEIIGDELAGKMHIAKSRNDMGEAMYRIVLRDYLRAMVKESDILYRVILEKAEEHVETIMPAHTHTQPAQPTTFGHYMLAIADNLSRDIQRLENAFSTVNKSPMGAAAITTTGFPINRERVAELLEFDGLVENSYDAIATGDYLIESAQALISMMTNMGRWIQELLRMASKEVGLLRVSDAYVQISSIMPQKRNPVSIEHSRALSSSVAGEGLTVLHMIHNTPYGDINDTEDDLQPHLYEGFRKGLRVIRLMTAVLLTMEFNEERALQQARENMITITELADVLARDYGVSFRKAHQKASIVARKATSMEKELYEVDVNQLNEWLKDVEISEEDWQKIVDPRSFVEKRKITGGPNPKMVKGMIEARRKDLL, via the coding sequence ATGGTTTTGCTTAAAGACGAATTTGAAAAACGGGACGGAAAGCATTTTCCTGGTAAGATGTACATCGAGGAATTGTTAGAGCCTGTGTTCTATGATCAGCGAGAACATCTCTTTGAAGCGATGTTCTCGATACACAAAGCGCATACAACGATGCTTTCGGAGCAGGACATTTTAACGGAGGCGGAAGCAAACGAAATATTAAGAGGGATTGCCCAGGTAGAAAAGTTGGATAAATCAACTCTCCATTATTCTCCTGAATATGAGGACTTATTTTTCCTAGTTGAGTCCAAAATAGGGGAAATAATTGGGGATGAACTAGCCGGTAAAATGCATATTGCGAAGAGCCGAAATGATATGGGCGAGGCCATGTATCGAATCGTATTACGCGATTATTTGAGGGCTATGGTAAAAGAATCTGACATCCTTTATCGAGTTATCCTGGAAAAGGCAGAAGAACATGTCGAGACAATCATGCCAGCACATACTCATACACAGCCTGCCCAACCGACAACCTTTGGTCACTATATGTTGGCGATAGCAGACAACTTGAGCAGAGATATTCAGAGGTTGGAAAATGCCTTTTCTACCGTAAACAAATCTCCGATGGGTGCCGCGGCAATCACGACAACCGGATTCCCTATTAACAGAGAGCGAGTTGCGGAGCTGCTAGAATTTGATGGGCTCGTTGAAAATTCATACGACGCTATTGCAACAGGGGATTATCTGATTGAATCTGCCCAGGCATTAATAAGCATGATGACGAACATGGGGAGATGGATTCAAGAACTCTTAAGAATGGCGTCTAAGGAAGTAGGCTTACTTCGGGTTTCGGATGCTTACGTACAAATCAGTAGTATTATGCCACAAAAAAGAAATCCAGTTTCCATCGAGCATTCGCGTGCTCTATCCAGTAGCGTCGCTGGAGAAGGGTTAACGGTTCTTCATATGATTCACAATACGCCATATGGGGATATTAACGATACGGAAGACGATCTTCAGCCTCATTTATATGAGGGATTTCGTAAAGGGCTGCGAGTCATTCGACTTATGACAGCTGTACTTTTAACCATGGAATTTAATGAAGAGAGAGCTTTGCAGCAAGCACGAGAAAATATGATTACGATTACCGAATTAGCCGATGTTTTGGCACGGGACTATGGTGTGTCCTTTCGGAAAGCACATCAAAAGGCAAGTATTGTGGCTAGAAAGGCAACTAGTATGGAGAAGGAATTGTATGAGGTAGATGTTAATCAGCTTAATGAGTGGTTAAAAGATGTGGAAATTAGCGAAGAGGACTGGCAAAAAATTGTTGATCCGAGATCTTTTGTGGAAAAAAGGAAGATTACAGGAGGACCGAATCCTAAAATGGTTAAAGGAATGATTGAGGCTCGTAGAAAAGACTTGCTCTAG
- a CDS encoding ABC transporter ATP-binding protein: MSVVDLSTITKRFGHITAVKDLSLLINEGEFFTFLGPSGCGKTTTLRMIAGFYYPSEGKVKFNDKDMTTVPPEKRNTGMVFQNYALFPHMTVFENVAFGLKVRKLSKSDIKKKVEDVLSKVRLIDYSSRQVSQLSGGQQQRVALARALVIEPDILLLDEPLSNLDARLRDEMRNEILRLQRNYKITTIYVTHDQVEALSMSDRIAVFNFGECQQVGTPTEIYKKPVNDFVAEFIGETNLISVRFDKLLDEQVVYHASELKRDIYVKNTELNIGLSNPNDELVMSIRPEAVTVSNDSLSGRNIFSGKVELVQFTGASVHTTVVFESGLRVMATDLNRGPSTYFNEGSTVNVQLPEDQIRIVPKVRE; encoded by the coding sequence GTGTCCGTAGTAGATTTGTCAACGATTACAAAACGGTTTGGTCATATCACGGCAGTCAAAGATCTAAGTTTACTTATTAATGAGGGCGAATTCTTTACCTTTCTAGGTCCGAGTGGATGCGGGAAGACAACAACTCTTAGAATGATTGCCGGTTTTTATTACCCATCAGAAGGAAAAGTTAAATTTAATGATAAAGATATGACAACAGTTCCACCGGAAAAAAGAAATACGGGTATGGTTTTTCAAAACTATGCCCTATTCCCTCATATGACTGTTTTTGAAAACGTAGCTTTTGGGTTAAAGGTAAGAAAGCTTTCTAAGAGTGACATTAAAAAGAAAGTGGAGGATGTTCTTAGTAAAGTTCGGTTAATCGATTATAGTAGTCGTCAGGTTAGTCAATTAAGTGGTGGGCAGCAGCAAAGGGTAGCCCTTGCACGTGCACTTGTCATTGAGCCCGACATATTATTGTTGGATGAGCCTTTAAGTAATCTTGATGCTAGATTAAGAGATGAAATGCGGAATGAAATTTTACGCCTGCAGCGTAATTACAAGATTACGACTATATATGTAACGCACGACCAAGTAGAAGCTTTATCTATGAGTGATCGTATTGCCGTTTTTAATTTTGGAGAATGTCAACAAGTGGGTACACCAACAGAAATCTATAAGAAACCGGTCAATGACTTTGTAGCGGAATTTATTGGCGAAACCAATTTAATATCCGTTCGTTTTGATAAGCTTTTGGATGAACAAGTTGTCTATCATGCTAGTGAATTGAAAAGAGACATCTATGTGAAAAATACCGAATTAAACATTGGGCTTTCAAACCCTAATGACGAACTGGTTATGTCGATTCGGCCAGAGGCCGTTACGGTAAGCAACGATTCCTTAAGTGGAAGGAATATATTTTCTGGAAAAGTAGAACTTGTTCAATTTACTGGGGCATCGGTTCACACGACCGTTGTATTTGAATCAGGTTTAAGAGTGATGGCTACAGACTTGAACAGAGGACCGAGTACTTACTTTAATGAAGGTAGTACGGTTAACGTTCAGTTACCTGAAGATCAAATTCGAATCGTTCCAAAGGTAAGGGAGTGA
- a CDS encoding ADP-ribosylglycohydrolase family protein yields the protein MTGRRMIDRWEDDSKSFLFLNFKEKVKPTLYGGIIGDLLGVPVEFKKRGTFNVQDVTGYGTYNQPPGTWSDDTSLTLCLAENIKEQGTIDDLMKKFVQYQDKGYLTPFGKMFDIGRTTADAITNYKNGTSPEKCGGQSEYDNGNGAIMRISPLVFRLYNEFDFVKKSEIIKKYTEITHAHPRAIVGSIIYVELLLRIYHNRSLENSLQDVHKLFTENFKEDHEYSKELKHYNRILDEDFFGTPQEKIISDGYVVHTLEAAIWCLGNTTSFKDAILKAVNLGEDTDTVASITGSLAGMYYKMDGIPEVWLEKIVRKHDVDQLIKEFYEFCANKAIVEEYGSL from the coding sequence ATGACCGGTAGAAGAATGATAGATAGATGGGAAGATGACAGTAAAAGTTTTCTTTTTCTAAATTTTAAGGAAAAAGTCAAACCCACTCTATATGGTGGAATCATCGGGGATTTACTGGGAGTTCCTGTTGAATTCAAGAAAAGAGGCACGTTTAATGTTCAAGATGTAACAGGTTATGGCACATATAATCAACCCCCAGGAACATGGTCTGATGATACTTCTTTAACTTTGTGCTTGGCTGAGAATATAAAAGAGCAAGGTACTATAGATGATTTAATGAAAAAATTCGTTCAATATCAAGATAAGGGGTATTTAACCCCTTTTGGAAAGATGTTTGATATTGGAAGAACTACAGCTGATGCTATCACTAACTATAAAAATGGGACTTCACCTGAAAAATGCGGTGGCCAATCTGAGTATGATAATGGAAATGGCGCCATTATGAGAATCTCACCGCTAGTTTTCAGACTTTATAATGAATTTGACTTTGTAAAAAAATCTGAGATTATAAAGAAATATACTGAAATTACTCATGCACATCCTCGGGCAATAGTAGGTTCCATTATATATGTGGAGCTATTACTGAGAATTTATCATAATAGATCTCTTGAGAATTCACTACAAGATGTACATAAGCTTTTTACAGAGAATTTCAAAGAAGATCATGAATACTCAAAAGAGTTGAAACACTATAACCGTATCTTAGATGAAGACTTTTTTGGAACACCACAAGAAAAAATTATATCAGACGGCTATGTAGTTCATACGCTTGAAGCTGCGATATGGTGTTTAGGAAACACAACCTCATTTAAAGATGCTATTCTGAAAGCGGTGAATCTAGGTGAAGATACGGACACGGTAGCTTCCATAACAGGATCATTGGCAGGGATGTATTATAAAATGGATGGAATTCCAGAAGTGTGGTTAGAAAAAATAGTTAGAAAACATGATGTTGATCAACTAATAAAAGAGTTTTATGAGTTTTGTGCAAATAAGGCTATTGTGGAAGAGTATGGAAGTTTGTAA